The Paraburkholderia hospita DNA segment GACAATTGCGGCCGATTACCGCTCCATTCAAGACGACGGCCTGAATCCCGATCAACGCGCCTTCCTTGACCGTGCAGCCGTGCAGCATCGCCTGATGGCCAACCGTCACGCCCGCTTCGAGCGTCAGTGGGAAACCCGGGTCGGCGTGCAGGACGGCGCCTTCCTGTATGTTAGTGCCCTTGCCGACGGTGATCGGCTCGTTGTCGCCGCGAATCGACGCGCCGAACCAGATGCTCGCGTTTTCTTCGACGGTCACCTTGCCGATGATGGTCGCCGTGTCCGCGACGAACACGCTTTCGTGGATGGTCGGGGCGGCGTCGCCAAGCTTGTAGATTGCCACAGTGTCTCCTCTGGTCTCATGCAAGACGGTTGCTGTCGTCGGGATGGCGACGAGGCGATTTGCGCGAAATGGCGGCATCCCGCGCGGCATGGTCGAATCGCGTATTGTAAACGGTTGTGCCATTGGTCCGTGCGAAGCATGCGCGCGGGCAACGCCGTGTCAGAATCGCTCGTTTTTGTCCTTTTTTGCTGGTTCCCGTTTCGCGATGCATGCCCCCGAGTCGATCCGTCCCCATCCGATGATTTGCGCCCGTTCCGAAGCGCTCGCTGTGCTGGCAGAGCGTGTTCCCGCGGCCAAAGCCGCTGCGGCGCAGGCGCTTTACGCGCGCGTACAGGCAGGCGAGGCGGTCGTTTCGCCGGGGCGTGTGCTGGACGAGCCGACGGATCTGCCGGGGCGCCCCGCGCAGCCCGAACTGGTCGAGCCGCGCAAACTCGGGCGACGCAGCATGCAGTCGCCGGAAGGGCGCGCGGTGTTGCTGCACGCGCTCGCACACATCGAGTTCAACGCAATCAACCTCGCGCTCGACGCCGTGTGGCGTTTCGGCGGCATGCCCGACGCGTTTTACGTCGATTGGCTAAAGGTCGCGTCGGAAGAGGCGCATCACTTTTCGCTGCTGTCGGCGCGTTTGGCCGAATTCGGCCATGCGTACGGCGACTTTCCGGCGCACGACGGTTTGTGGGACATGTGCGAGCGCACGCGCGGCGACGTGCTCGCGCGCATGGCGCTGGTGCCGCGCACGCTCGAGGCGCGCGGGCTCGACGCCTCGCCGCCGATCCGCGCGCGCCTGCAACAAGCAGGCGATCACGCGTCGGCGGCGATTCTGGACGTGATCCTGCGCGACGAAATCGGACATGTGCTGATCGGCAACCGCTGGTTCCGGCATCTGTGCGACGAGGCGGGCATCGACGCACATCAAACCTACTTGCGTCTTTCCGACGAGTATCACGCGCCGAAACTGCGCGGTCCGTTCAATTTCGAAGCGCGCCGCGACGCTGGTTTCGAAGAGGAAGAACTCGCCGCGCTGGCGGGTCTCGACGCCCAGCAGCGCCCGGCCGACTGAGCCTGTTTCAGGCTCGGACCAAGCGGCGGCACGGCGATCCCGATATAATAGAACGACCATTCTTTTTCTGCGCTCGCATCATGAACCGTCCGCTCAAACCTTCCGTATCCGAATTCGTGACCGTGCGCGGCGTGCGCCTGCACGTGCGTCGCTGGGGCAATCCCGATGCGCCGACGCTTTTTATGCTGCACGGCTGGATGGACGTCGCCGCGTCGTTCCAGTTCGTCGTCGACGTGCTCGCGAACGACTGGCAGGTGATCGCGCCCGATGCGCGCGGCTTCGGCCTGTCCGACTGGCCCGTCGCGCACCAGAACGGCGGTCATTACTGGTTCCACGAATATCTGGCCGACCTCGACGCGCTGCTCGACCACTACGCGCCAACGGGCGAAGTAAACCTCGTCGGGCACAGCATGGGCGCGAACGTCGTGTGCCTGTATGCCGGCGCAAGGCCCGAGCGCGTGCGCCGCGTAGTCGATCTGGAGGGATTCGGGCTCCCGCCGTCGAAGCCCGCGCAGTTGCCGCGCCGGATCGCGTCGTGGCTCGACGAACTGCGCGAGCCGCCGACGCTGCGCCGCTACGCGACGCTCGACGACGTCGCTGCGCGTCTCATCAAGACCAACGAACGCCTGGACCCGCAGCGCGCGCGCTTTCTCGCGCAGCACTGGTCGAAGCCGGACGGCGAGGGCGGCTACATGCTGCTCGCCGATCCCGCGCACAAGATTCGCGGGCCACTGCTGTACCGGCTCGACGAAGTGATGGCCGTCTGGGCGAACGTGCGCGCCAAGGTGCTGCACGTGGAAGCCGCTGTATCGCCGACCCTCGCGGTGCTGGCGGGCAACATTCCGCTCGACGAATTCAAGGCGCGTTTCCAGGCGTTTCCCGACTGGCGCGAAGCCATCATCGACGATGCGGGCCACATGGTTCACCACGACCAGCCGGAGCAGGTCGCGGCGCTGATCGAAGCGTTTTGCGTGTAGTGCGCGTTCTACATTTGTCTCGACGAATCCTCTGCGTGTGCTTACTGCGTTGCAGTAAAATGGTCGGATCACGCTATCCATAAAACGATGAACGCCGATCTGCATTGCCATTCCACCGTTTCCGACGGCGCTTTCGCGCCCGCCGATGTCGCGCGCCGCGCGCATGCCGGCGGCGTGACGCTGTGGGCGCTCACCGATCACGACGAAATCAGCGGTCAGGTCGAAGCGCGCGAAACGGCCGAAGCACTCGGCATGCAGTATTTGAGCGGCGTCGAAATTTCGGTGACATGGGCGTCGCGCACCATTCACGTGGTCGGCCTGCATGTCGATCCTGCCTGCAAGGATCTCGTCGAAGGGCTCGAGCGCACGCGCAATGGCCGCGCCGCGCGGGCGGAAGCGATCGGCGAGCAGCTGGCCACGCTCGGCATTCCCGACGCGTACGCAGGCGCACTGAAGTTCGTGTCGAATCCCGACATGATTTCGCGCACGCACTTCGCGCGCTTCATGGTCGAGAGCGGCTACGCGGAAAACACGCAGGACGTGTTCAACCGCTTTCTCGGCGACGGCAAGCCGGGCTACGTGGCGCATCGCTGGTCGAAGCTCGCCGACGCCGTCAACTGGATCCGGGTGTCGGGCGGTGAAGCGGTGATCGCGCATCCGGGCCGCTATGCCTACACGCAGACCGAGTTCGACGCGCTGTTCGCGGAATTCATCGATCTTGGCGGCAAGGCAATCGAAGTCGTGACGGGTAGCCACACGCCCGATCAGTATCGCGAGTATGCGGACGTCGCGCGCCGCTTCGGCTTTGAGGCATCGCGCGGGTCCGACTTTCATGCGGCGGGCGAAGGCCGCGTCGATCTCGGCAGTTTGCCGCCGCTGCCGTCCGATCTGAAGCCAGTCTGGGAACGTTGGCTGTAAGCTCTGGATTCGCGTGCTGCGCGGTCACGCGCGCTGCATGAGCCTTTGCTTGCTGTCTGCCGATTCCCGACCTTCTGACCGACATCATGTCCCAATATTTTCGGCTTCACCCGGACAATCCGCAGCCGCGGCTGATCAAGCAGGCGGCGCAGATCATCGAAGGCGGCGGCGTGGTCGCGCTGCCGACGGATTCCAGCTACGCGCTCGCGTGCCAGCTCGACAACAAGGATGCTGTCGACCGCGTGCGGCGCATTCGCGGCCTCGACGATCGGCAATTGCTGTCGCTGCTCGTGCGCGATCTGTCCGAGCTGGCGAACTTCGCGCTCGTCGACAATCGCCAATACCGTCTGATCAAATCGGTGACGCCGGGTCCCTACGTGTTCGTGTTGCAGGCGACCAAGGAAGTGCCGCGGCGCCTGTCGCATCCGTCGCGCAAGACGATCGGCCTGCGCGTGCCCGACCACGCGATCACGCTCGCCATCCTCGAAGAACTCGGCGAGCCACTGCTCGGCTCGACGCTGATCCTGCCGGGCGAGACGCAGCCGCTGAACGATCCGGAAGAAATCCGCGAGAAACTGGAAAAGCAACTGGATCTGGTGATCGACGGTGGCGCGTGTCCGTGCGAGCCGTCGACGGTGATCGACCTGACGGGCGAAGAGCCCGTGCTGGTGCGGCCGGGGCGCGGCTCGCTCGCGCCGTTCGGTCTTGAAGAGACGGCATAAAAATCACATGAACGAAAGCCGACAGTGCCGCAAGGCGCCGTTGTTACAATAGAGCGATATGGATTCCTCCCTGATACAGACCATCGTCGTCTACGCATTACCGGTGATCTTCGCGATCACGCTGCACGAGGCGGCTCACGGCTACGTCGCGCGCATGCTCGGCGACAACACCGCGTACGTGCTCGGCCGCGTGTCGTTCAATCCGATGCGGCACATAGACCCGATTGGCACGATCGTGATTCCGCTCGTGCTGTACTTCGCCACGAGCGGCGCATTCATGTTCGGCTACGCGAAGCCCGTGCCCGTCGCGTTCGGCAACCTGCGCAATCCGCGCTGGGGCTCGATGTGGGTCGCGCTCGCCGGGCCGTTGTGCAATTTTGCGCAGGCGCTCATCTGGGGCATATTTGGTGTCGCGCTCGCAGCGATGAATGTCGACGAGCCGTTCTTCACGCGCATGGCGGGTGCGGGCGTCGGCGTGAACCTGGTGCTCGGCGTGCTGAACCTCTTTCCGTTGCCGCCGCTCGACGGCGGCCGCGTGCTGACGGCGCTGTTGCCCGTGCGCCCGGCGATGGCGCTCGCGCGCATCGAGCCATACGGATTCTTCATCGTGATGGCGCTCGTGATGACGGGCACGTTGACGCGCTACTGGCTGCGTCCGCTCGTAAATATCGGCTATGAGGCCGTGACGGTTATCCTGACCCCTCTCGTTTCGCTTCTATAAATCAAAACCATGTACCCCGACCGTATCTTCTCCGGCATGCGGCCTACCGGCTCGCTGCACCTCGGCCACTATCACGGCGTGCTAAAAAACTGGGTGCGTCTGCAATCCGAGTACCCGTGTTTCTTCTGCGTGGTCGACTGGCATGCGCTGACGACGCACTATGAAACGCCGGAAGTCATCGAGAAGAACGTCTGGGATGTGCTGGTCGACTGGCTTGCTTCGGGCATCGATCCGGCGCAGGCGACGCTGTTCATCCAGAGCCGTGTGCCAGAGCACGCCGAACTCTCGCTGCTGCTCGGCATGAGCACGCCGCTCAGCTGGCTCGAACGTGTGCCGACCTACAAGGAGCAGATCGAGAAGCTGCGCGACAAGGACCTCGGCACGTACGGCTTCCTCGGTTATCCCGTGCTGATGGCCGCCGACATCCTGCTGTACCGCGCGTCGCTCGTGCCCGTCGGCGAGGATCAGGTGCCGCACGTCGAAATGGCGCGCGAAATGGCGCGGCGCTTCAACTACATGTACGGGCGCGAACCCGGCTTTGAAGAAAAAGCGAACGAAGCCGCGAAGAAGCTCGGCGGCAAGCGCTCGAAGCTTTATCACGAACTGCGCGTCGCGTATCAGCAGGAAGGCCACGAAGAAGCGCTCGAAAAGGCGCGCGCGATGTTGTCGGAGTCGCAAAGCCTGTCGATGAGCGATCGCGAGCGCCTGTTCGGCTACCTCGAAGGCTCGCGCAAGATCATCCTGCCGGAGCCGCAGGTGCTGCTGACGGAAGCGTCGCGGATGCCCGGCCTCGACGGCCAGAAGATGTCGAAGTCGTACGGCAACACGATCGGCCTGCGCGAAGACGCTGAGACGATCACGAAGAAAGTCCGCACCATGCCGACCGACCCGGCGCGCGTGCGCCGCACCGATCCGGGCGATCCGGACAAGTGCCCGGTATGGCAGCTGCATCAGGTCTACACCGACAGCGAGACGCACGAGTGGGTGCAGAAGGGCTGCCGCACGGCGGGCATTGGGTGCCTGGAGTGCAAGCAGCCGGTGATCGAAGGCATTCTGCGCGAGCAGCAGCCGATGCTCGAACGCGCGCAGAAGTACATGGATGATCCGTCGCTGCTGCGCGCGATCGTCGCCGACGGCTGCGACAAGGCGCGCCGTTTCGCGTCGGAGACGATGCGCGACGTGCGCGAAGCGATGGGCCTGTCGTACACCTGATGACGGACGGCCAGAACCCAGGCGCGTCGGGCGCAAGCCATGCGGCGATCGGTGAGCCGTCGCGCTGGGTGAAGCGCTGGGCGCACCTGGTCGAAGCGGGCGGTGCGGTGCTCGATGTGGCATCGGGAGCTGGGCGGCACGCGCGGTTTTTCGCGTCGCGCGGCCATCCCGTTACGGCAATCGACCGCGATGCCGCCGCTCTGGAGTCGATGAACGGCGTGGACGGCATCACGGCCGTCGCCGCCGATATCGAAAACGGTCCGTGGCCGCTGCCGGCGGATTCGCAATTCGCGGCCGTCGTCGTCACGAACTATCTGCACCGTCCGCTCTTCCCCCAATTGCTGGGCGCGCTGGCGCCTGGCGGCGTGCTGATCTACGAAACGTTCGCGAAGGGCAACGAAACGGTCGGCAAGCCTTCGAACCCCGCTTTTCTGCTCGCGCCCGGTGAGCTGATTGACGCGGTGCGCGGACTGTTACGTGTCGTTGCATTTCAGGATGGATTCCTCGCGGAGCCGCGTCCCGCCTACGTGCAGCGCATTTGCGCGGTGCGCGAGCCGGATGGGTCGGTCGAAACGAAAGATACGGGTGTTCCCCCGCGTTACGATCTGACCGGTTAATCCGCTACAATCGCAGTTTATTGAACAAATTCATGGCGTTTCATGGCTAACGGCACTCAGCAAGACGGCGTCGCGATTCGCGGCAGCATTCCCGCCATCATCACTCCGATGCTCGAAGACGGCAGTCTCGATCTCCCGGCCTTCCGCAAACTGGTCGACTGGCACATCGAAGAGGGTACGAACGGTCTGGTCGTGGTCGGCACGAGCGGCGAGTCGGCGACGCTGTCGGTCGAGGAGCACGTGCTGATGGTCCGGACGGCCGTCGAGCAGGCAGCCGGCCGCATCCCCGTGATCGCGGGGGCGGGCGCCAATTCGACGACGGAAGCCATCGAGCTGACCGAGCAGGCGAAGAAAGTGGGTGCCGATGCCACGCTTCAGGTCGTGCCGTACTACAACAAGCCGACGCAGGAAGGCATCTACCGCCACTTCTCGAAAATCGCCGAAACGGTCGATCTTCCCGTGATCTTGTACAACGTGCCGGGCCGCACGGTCGCGGACATGTCGAACGAGACCATCCTGCGTCTCGCTAACGTGCCGGGCATCATCGGCGTGAAGGAAGCGACGGGCAACATCGATCGCGCTGCGCATCTGATCAAGTCGGCGCCCGCGCACTTCGGCATCTACAGCGGCGACGATCCGACCGCGATTGCGCTGATGCTGCTGGGCGGCCATGGCAATATCTCGGTGACGGCAAACATCGCGCCGCGCCTGATGAGCGACCTGTGCAAGGCCGCGCTCGCAGCCGACGCGAAGACGGCGCGCGAAATCCATCTGAAACTTCTCTCGCTGCACAAGAACCTCTTCATCGAATCGAATCCGATTCCCGCCAAGTGGGCGTTGCAGCAACTGGGCCGCGTCAAGGGCGGCATCCGTCTGCCTCTTACGCCGCTGGACGCGCGTTACCACGACGTGGTTCGCGCCGCGCTGCGCGAGGCTGGGCTGCTCGGCTGAGCGTCTGACATTTCAGGCGCCTCCCGGCATTTTTTCAACTGACGTCGATATCGCCCACGGTCCGCACCGATCCAGGCAGCGCGTTTAGCTTCACGAAGGACCCCATGAAACGTTCCGCACTTTCCCTCCACGCAACGCGCCTGGCGGCGCTGACGCTTGCGGCTGGCTCGATCGCGTCGCTTTCTGGCTGCGAGTCGCTGAACGACATGCTCGCGTCGGACCGAGTGAACTACAAGGCAACCGCGAGTGCGCCGCCGCTCGCCGTGCCTAGCGATCTGTCCGCTGCGCAAATCGACCAGCGCTACGTGGCGCCTCCTGCAGGCGCGGCGCTCGGCGGCGCGCCGCAACGCGCGAAGACAGCGGCGGGCAACCTGACAGAAGGGGTGCCGAGCGCGCAAGACCCGCTGGGCATGCACATCGAGCGCGATGGCGACCGCCGCTGGCTCGTCGTGGACGGACGCTCACCGGAACAGCTGTGGCCGCAGTTGCAGGAATTCTGGACCGAGAACGGTTTCTCGCTGAAGACGGATGCGCCGACCACGGGCATCATGTCGACCGACTGGGCGGAAAACCGCGCCAACATTCCGGACGACTGGTTCCGCCGCACGATCGGCAAGGTCGTCGATTTCGCGTACTCGTCGGGCACGCGCGACAGCTTCCGCACGCTGGTTTCGCGCGATTCGAGCGGCACAGGCGCAACCGATATCTCGATCACGCACTCGGCGATGGAAGAAGTGCTGACGGGACAG contains these protein-coding regions:
- a CDS encoding gamma carbonic anhydrase family protein, coding for MAIYKLGDAAPTIHESVFVADTATIIGKVTVEENASIWFGASIRGDNEPITVGKGTNIQEGAVLHADPGFPLTLEAGVTVGHQAMLHGCTVKEGALIGIQAVVLNGAVIGRNCLVGAGAVVTEGKVFPDNSLILGSPAKVVRELTEADIKGLKRAADIYVERRDYFKAQLVRIG
- a CDS encoding ferritin-like domain-containing protein gives rise to the protein MHAPESIRPHPMICARSEALAVLAERVPAAKAAAAQALYARVQAGEAVVSPGRVLDEPTDLPGRPAQPELVEPRKLGRRSMQSPEGRAVLLHALAHIEFNAINLALDAVWRFGGMPDAFYVDWLKVASEEAHHFSLLSARLAEFGHAYGDFPAHDGLWDMCERTRGDVLARMALVPRTLEARGLDASPPIRARLQQAGDHASAAILDVILRDEIGHVLIGNRWFRHLCDEAGIDAHQTYLRLSDEYHAPKLRGPFNFEARRDAGFEEEELAALAGLDAQQRPAD
- a CDS encoding alpha/beta fold hydrolase, which codes for MNRPLKPSVSEFVTVRGVRLHVRRWGNPDAPTLFMLHGWMDVAASFQFVVDVLANDWQVIAPDARGFGLSDWPVAHQNGGHYWFHEYLADLDALLDHYAPTGEVNLVGHSMGANVVCLYAGARPERVRRVVDLEGFGLPPSKPAQLPRRIASWLDELREPPTLRRYATLDDVAARLIKTNERLDPQRARFLAQHWSKPDGEGGYMLLADPAHKIRGPLLYRLDEVMAVWANVRAKVLHVEAAVSPTLAVLAGNIPLDEFKARFQAFPDWREAIIDDAGHMVHHDQPEQVAALIEAFCV
- a CDS encoding 3',5'-nucleoside bisphosphate phosphatase — encoded protein: MNADLHCHSTVSDGAFAPADVARRAHAGGVTLWALTDHDEISGQVEARETAEALGMQYLSGVEISVTWASRTIHVVGLHVDPACKDLVEGLERTRNGRAARAEAIGEQLATLGIPDAYAGALKFVSNPDMISRTHFARFMVESGYAENTQDVFNRFLGDGKPGYVAHRWSKLADAVNWIRVSGGEAVIAHPGRYAYTQTEFDALFAEFIDLGGKAIEVVTGSHTPDQYREYADVARRFGFEASRGSDFHAAGEGRVDLGSLPPLPSDLKPVWERWL
- a CDS encoding L-threonylcarbamoyladenylate synthase, with translation MSQYFRLHPDNPQPRLIKQAAQIIEGGGVVALPTDSSYALACQLDNKDAVDRVRRIRGLDDRQLLSLLVRDLSELANFALVDNRQYRLIKSVTPGPYVFVLQATKEVPRRLSHPSRKTIGLRVPDHAITLAILEELGEPLLGSTLILPGETQPLNDPEEIREKLEKQLDLVIDGGACPCEPSTVIDLTGEEPVLVRPGRGSLAPFGLEETA
- a CDS encoding site-2 protease family protein; the encoded protein is MDSSLIQTIVVYALPVIFAITLHEAAHGYVARMLGDNTAYVLGRVSFNPMRHIDPIGTIVIPLVLYFATSGAFMFGYAKPVPVAFGNLRNPRWGSMWVALAGPLCNFAQALIWGIFGVALAAMNVDEPFFTRMAGAGVGVNLVLGVLNLFPLPPLDGGRVLTALLPVRPAMALARIEPYGFFIVMALVMTGTLTRYWLRPLVNIGYEAVTVILTPLVSLL
- a CDS encoding tryptophan--tRNA ligase — translated: MYPDRIFSGMRPTGSLHLGHYHGVLKNWVRLQSEYPCFFCVVDWHALTTHYETPEVIEKNVWDVLVDWLASGIDPAQATLFIQSRVPEHAELSLLLGMSTPLSWLERVPTYKEQIEKLRDKDLGTYGFLGYPVLMAADILLYRASLVPVGEDQVPHVEMAREMARRFNYMYGREPGFEEKANEAAKKLGGKRSKLYHELRVAYQQEGHEEALEKARAMLSESQSLSMSDRERLFGYLEGSRKIILPEPQVLLTEASRMPGLDGQKMSKSYGNTIGLREDAETITKKVRTMPTDPARVRRTDPGDPDKCPVWQLHQVYTDSETHEWVQKGCRTAGIGCLECKQPVIEGILREQQPMLERAQKYMDDPSLLRAIVADGCDKARRFASETMRDVREAMGLSYT
- a CDS encoding class I SAM-dependent methyltransferase, whose protein sequence is MTDGQNPGASGASHAAIGEPSRWVKRWAHLVEAGGAVLDVASGAGRHARFFASRGHPVTAIDRDAAALESMNGVDGITAVAADIENGPWPLPADSQFAAVVVTNYLHRPLFPQLLGALAPGGVLIYETFAKGNETVGKPSNPAFLLAPGELIDAVRGLLRVVAFQDGFLAEPRPAYVQRICAVREPDGSVETKDTGVPPRYDLTG
- the dapA gene encoding 4-hydroxy-tetrahydrodipicolinate synthase, coding for MANGTQQDGVAIRGSIPAIITPMLEDGSLDLPAFRKLVDWHIEEGTNGLVVVGTSGESATLSVEEHVLMVRTAVEQAAGRIPVIAGAGANSTTEAIELTEQAKKVGADATLQVVPYYNKPTQEGIYRHFSKIAETVDLPVILYNVPGRTVADMSNETILRLANVPGIIGVKEATGNIDRAAHLIKSAPAHFGIYSGDDPTAIALMLLGGHGNISVTANIAPRLMSDLCKAALAADAKTAREIHLKLLSLHKNLFIESNPIPAKWALQQLGRVKGGIRLPLTPLDARYHDVVRAALREAGLLG
- the bamC gene encoding outer membrane protein assembly factor BamC gives rise to the protein MKRSALSLHATRLAALTLAAGSIASLSGCESLNDMLASDRVNYKATASAPPLAVPSDLSAAQIDQRYVAPPAGAALGGAPQRAKTAAGNLTEGVPSAQDPLGMHIERDGDRRWLVVDGRSPEQLWPQLQEFWTENGFSLKTDAPTTGIMSTDWAENRANIPDDWFRRTIGKVVDFAYSSGTRDSFRTLVSRDSSGTGATDISITHSAMEEVLTGQDKTSSRWVERPRDPALEAEFLAKLMQKFGLTDAQSKQLLTDARPSTAQAQLDKSAGGATLDLPESFDRAWLRVGLALDRTNFTVDNRDREKGIYYVRYADSMQELKRDGLFGKLFYSDKSAKKDSHEFLVNVRSKGDAMTQVAVVDSNGQVDTSSDAQRIVSLLHAQLN